From a single Salvelinus sp. IW2-2015 linkage group LG22, ASM291031v2, whole genome shotgun sequence genomic region:
- the LOC139022778 gene encoding sodium-dependent serotonin transporter-like, with product MLKEQHTHTPALYSCSKHNHLCLISPQFIIVSFLAFPPEVKLFDYVYPPWTTVLGYCIGVSSFICVPAYMVYHLLTAKGTFKQRLLNGITPVPSGPHSDIIITHAV from the exons ATGCTGAAGGAACA acacacacacacaccggcactATATTCCTGTTCAAAACACAACcacctctgtctcatctctcctcaGTTCATCATTGTCAGTTTCCTGGCGTTCCCCCCGGAGGTCAAGTTGTTTGACTACGTCTACCCACCCTGGACCACTGTTCTGGGCTACTGCATCGGAGTGTCCTCCTTCATCTGTGTACCAGCCTACATGGTGTACCACCTGCTCACTGCCAAagggacctttaaacag CGTCTCCTGAATGGCATCACCCCTGTACCCAGTGGGCCTCACAGTGACATTATCATCACCCACGCRGTCTGA